The sequence below is a genomic window from Ipomoea triloba cultivar NCNSP0323 chromosome 2, ASM357664v1.
aatatttttaattcaaatttgaatatttcaATTCGAATTTTAATTGTTCGAATACGAATCcgaattcaaatatatatttcgAATCGAATAGTGCTTTCCTAGTCATGAAAGGATTGTGTATTTCTCCTTTATCCATACAACTTCTAAATCGATTAAATTAAGGTTATTGCATGCACGAACTcacgcctatatatatataccaacaaTCTAATCCCAAAAACAGAAGAAACTAAAAATCGTGTTTTCTGAATTCCCCAAATTAAAACGACAATCTATCAATTATTACGTGGGCATGGAACGACAAGAACATATTCCAGACGGCTACATATTTCGTCCAACAGACGCAGAGTTACTGAGCTATCTTGCTCTATATGTTACCGGCAAACCCGTATTATCCACCGTCCCGATTACGGAGATCGATCTATACAACGGAGAGGAGCCATCGGAGATATTCAAACGATCAAGAGAGAAGGTTATGTACATTTTTACCACCTTAATAAGGAGGAGTTCCAGCGATTCACGATACATTCGGACCATTAGAGATGGAAAGGGGACCTGGAAGGCACAAGACAGAGGAAAACCGATTTACAGAAGATACGGTAATGATGACGATGATAACCAACACTTGAGACAACTTATCGGATACAAGAGGAGTTTGAGGTACGAGAAAAGTGGATCAAAATATGACGGCCGATTCTTGATGAAAGAATATTATTTTCCCAGCCACATAAGAGCCACACTAGAAGTAAGTAAGATACATTTTACTCTATTTATGTAAATTTGGTAATACTTGTGTAAAACTGTTTCATGTGTCTCAAAAATTTGATCagacggcaaattattgtgtggagcATGGTCCGCATAAGTCGTTATACTGTAGactgcggtccacaatgcattgtggaccaagttcacaaaacgacgtcattttaatAAGTAGAAGAAACGGctctcataaatcttcataattgatactgcagttgtgttgaaacgGAAGGAACGGAAACTGTTTCATCTGTTtggaactgatactgcagttgtgttgaaagagaactgcagtTTCACGAAACGGAGGCcgtttttgttttcattaatcaaaacgacgtcgttttgtcaaTTGGACCACAATGCTTGGTGAACCGcagtccacagtaaaatttgcgtgGTCCGCATAgtgctgtgtgaaccataacaacaagtatatttttaatatactaaataatgtGCATCCTctaatacaatgtacatttttaatatactaaaagtacattatttttatactgaatgtacattatttgatattatggtTTACACAGCTATATAGACCATGATCCATACAATAATAATTGTCGATCCAATCCATCTCATAGATTGAGACATGTGAAACAGTTTCCCACAAGCTTTTGCCATATGTATTGTTTAACTTCAATTCGTTATGTAGATTACAAGATTTTAACGTAACTATCATATATGCAGAGGCCATTGAATGACACTGTCCTTTGTAGAATCAAGAGGAAACAAAATAATAGAGACATTATGGGTTTCGAGAGTGGATCGATTGAAGAAGCACGAAACATCGGAGACATCATCGGCAAATTGACGAAATCTAATAGTTCTTCGGAAGTTAACTCTCTTCTAGAGACGTCGCATTAGTCCCAATGAATTGAAGGAGATAGTTTTCATTGTTCCTTTTGGGGCGACCAGTACTTAGTTTAGTAGACGTTCATATGTATATTTTCTGAGTAATAATGATGTAAACTGCCATCACTATTTGAGGTTGAGCATTGATTAATTTTACCTTATAACTCTAACGAAGAAAGgacaataaaaatgtaaatcaaCTTAAATTATCTGTATATACTAAGAAGATTAGTAAGTCACACTGTTCTAGAGTCTAGTTTGTTATATTGTAGTTACTAACTTGATCGGATTGActtatcaataatatatttaatggtttatatatatacagtgtTATTAGAGGCGACCAAAAACCGGTCTCTACGACGAAAAATCACTCTCTATGATTTATTGAGATttcaaaaaattgttttgactttttttttccattttaattaacttctatggaatataaaaaattcgaagaatgaaataaattattgtaaaatatgcattgttgcaaaaatccccgcttagacgctaggcgctcctagaccgaggcgaattgctccctaggcgtctgCCTAGGTGGctggccgcctagcgcctaactcggccgagttggcGACCGATTgactcgaatttgaccgagttaactcgcccaactcagCAGaattagccgagttaactcgagcgaatCGGCCTTGTTAAATAGGTAGTTGGACTTATCACTTTTTGTGTAATTAAGtcaatgaacttttttttttttttggtcaaaaaaaaaaagtcaatgaactttttaaaaaaattgcatcAAACCATCAAacaaagtttgggagaagaagtaAAATATGTGTAATTGGAACATATatctttttgatttcttttaatgcaatttaagtTTAATATGTTTCAATCTTTACCCTTAATGGTAAAGGAAAAGACAACTCTTAGTACATACTATGTAAGCGATATGATCGGATTctaccgagaaaattttaaaaaatgtctcaattgcatattttgcttgtttggTGGTTTGATTGAatactttttaagttcagtgatctaattacacaaaaataagAATTTCAGTGGCTATTTCAATTATTTGAcaccttttaaaaaattattttctaaaattcatTGAAATAGGGCTAGAAAATTGCAAAGTAAACAAAGATTTAAAACCTATATATTTCAACTTCGTGATTAGTATTGTTTTGTTACGTTAGATTTCTTAGCTTACATCACATTAATTATAAACTCCTAGACCCCGACTTGCTCAAGAGTTGCTTAAAGAAGTAAATCACTAGTCACTCAAGTAACATCCGAGTCAGTCTCGGCTTGTCGTTAACTCACAAAGGATCTTATCCCCGATCACACTTTCATCAATTTGGAGAgcccaataaaatatataaatatgtgattaaaaatataatgctaagtttaaaattttgaccTAAAATAAACATAGAGATCAATTTGAAATTAATGAATCTAAAGGACTAGAATGCTAGTAGTCAGCGCCATACAATGCGCAACGAGCAGTTGGTGGGAGTTGAACCTCGACCCCACCTTATCATTAGATGATTGGAATGataaatttagttcaaatgGTTTAACACTTGAGATAGCCCTGCAAACTCATCTTTGACATATATGCGATAAAACATGCATATTGACTCCATCAATAATGGTAGGAACCAACAATAGACTATCTTTAGATTTACCTGGAAGAGTGATCTCTCACTCCATGAGGATTAAGCCACCAAGGGGTAGGGGTATTCGAGGTGGAAGATTCACATAGGAAGTTGGATGAGTTGAAGCAAAATGAGGAAGGTGCGACCAATACAAGGTTTTCAAGGAGCTAAGGTTGTTATGCAATTAAGTTGATTAACAAGTTATTTGTACAAAGATAACATGTTAATGTTGCAACTTAAGTTAATGtgtctaattataattttttttttaaaaaattttttgttttagaggATTGATAGTGTTAATACTCACTTACACTGGTCGGCTACTCAGGTAGTATTCTTACGGTCGGTAGATCGGCCACTTGGCCCGACCGGTGTTCGGTCCGACCGCCTCAGATCGGTCGTGACCTCGATTGATTGACAGTGGTTATGTCGGGGCCGTCATGTGCTCCTTCCCGCTTGGGCAAGGAGCGAGGTAGGCGCATGTGCGCCACGTGCTCGCCATGCCGGAGCCTCGGAGATCGCAGCTTTCCCctcttataaataccgcattaatgaggagagagagggatCTTTTGGCTGGATTCTACGCTAAGTCTTCAAGTGTGCTCGGACAGTAgaaagcccactgccgacccgcCGAGCCTTTTGAGCCCTTATTATATTGTACCCGGGCTTTGATCCCTTTGCAATAATAAGAGATCGTATTTACCCGCTTTAAGCCTCGTATTACCATATTTACCGTTATCAAGgattaattgcattttggtctatttgactcttatcctttttagtatactgaaaaaataaatttttttgtactacatattaatatttttaaaattcattttagtataataaatgtttatttttagtatataataaaaacaaacatcTATCAATGATTTACCTTATAACAAGTTGTAGTACGTAATAACTATCAATGACTTACCTTATAACAAGTTgtagtaataactaataaggtTCAAAATTGGGTTGAGCTTGATTTTCTTACCTTGTAaagttaatttgtttgatttgaAATTTCATTCGATTGTTGAGGTACTTCATTGTAACATATAATTAGGCTTCAATTTGTATGGTATTGGGTTTTATTGTTTCAACTTATAACATGTTATTTTACGATAATAAGATTTTCATcactttcttaaaaaaaaaaatagtcacgAATTTGATTATTCTCAATATGTTCTTAGTTAAACTTGTCGCAcaaatttttcttaattaattacatgtCTTATATAATTTGAGAGTTATTATAAAGGAGTAATGTTTACTCAGTAAATACcataatataacataataacttttaatttccgtcattaaaaaaaaactttaatataGCTCTCCGTATTAAATTATTGGATGACTAAAAAAACCTCAAAGGGACATAGTAATCTCACGTGTTTCATGAATATAAGCAATAATGCGGTGATGCAATAATTGTACTATCGGAGTTGATAGTTGTGTTGGAAGAAGAGTCTTAACTGGGCCCACTACACTGGCCCTACTTTATtatgtttctttgtttgatcatgtttatgaattttttttagcacttttagtTCCACGACTATCGTAGTACTGGTAGGATTGGTCTACGACTTttaaactttgtaattttggtccatgactattgtttttgttgtaaaaaTAATCCTTTTTCCTGCCGGAAAATAAATTCGGCGGTTTGTCTGGCAATGTTTAGCCGGAAAAAAATATCGACAGAGACAACAAGGTACCAACAAACTGTTCTCTATACTTACCAAATCAGATATGAAAATATCACAATTTCTGCTCAGCTTCTAACATTTGAAATTGGCTGTTTTAGGTCTATGTCTCTACAATTCAAGCCAAGAACTACCCTATACTTGCTGTACAATGGTCCCCAGAGGTATGTCCTGGGAAAAATAAATGCTTTTAcagataatttttaaattcagtAGCAGTCACATCGGCATGCTACCAGGTCAATAAGTCATTTTTTGGTTGAATAGTATTATTTTACCTTGTTGAGAGACCTAATTGTAGTTTAATGTGTAATTGGAtggctaatttaatttttattcctaaaataatTCTCCATTCTtttgaagaaaggaaaatagaGAATACGTAAATGACAAGAGAACCGAAGTAAACGCAGATAATGAACATTGATAGCTTTCTTTGTTCTACTGCAGAAAAATGCTTATGAATGGTCATTATCTGGGATTCCACACACTGCAGATGCAATTCTGGTGTCTCAAAGTGTTGCTAACTATTTTGTCAAGTAGGGGttattttctttcccttttaaTTCACCCTAAGTATCGACACcgtattttgtatatttataataatgatgCATTTTCGGTATCATAAAAttcctttttatttatgttCCCCATTTTACAGTCATGCTAGGAACTCTTCATCATACAGGGAAGAAGATGAACAATTCGTGCGTGACCACCTCATCTACAACTATAATACCACGTATACTGGAAAGGATGGGTAAGTTGTacttttcagattttttttttaaaaggaatttTCATGTGCTTATAAATTTCACTGCTTTGTTTCCCCTGCAGGAGCGGTTATGAGGAGGTTTATTTACATCTTCTGATCTCTTAGGATTGAGGTGTGAATCCTCAGTGGATATGATGTATGTCTAAAGCCCTATGAGCCATAATAGAAAGATAATAAAGGGCATTTGTATCTGTCTACTGATAATAATCAGTAATAGTATAATTATGTTTGGCTCAATAAATTTTATCTTTTAGTTCTCATTGCAATAAGTTATGCCAAAAAGTTGTATTGCGAAACATCAATTTTATATGCTTGACTTAAAGTCTTTCTTGTTAGAAAATATTTAATCTGAGTGtagagaaaacaaaaagaaacaaaggaaTCAAGAACTTCAAGCGAATATTAGACGCACTTTCCTACAGGTTTTTAATCACCATATATAAGCAACCTAGGTTTCAGATAAGCAACAAGATAATTgaacaaaaaagaatgataaaaaatattacaaaattttctgGAACTACTTCAAATACTGATGCCAAACTCTACAAATAAGCAATAATAGTGATATTAAAACCACCCTCAGCTCATACATGAGATCGTGGGTGGTTACAAGaagtttaaaaaattcaaatataacaGCAACATATTAAAGGATGTAATAGCAGGTTAGGTTATTTACctgcttttaaattttattgtccTATTGTAACATGTTAAAGAATGTagttagactctataaaagtttAAGGATGTaattagactctataaaagtttaaaaaaaaaaaaaagttgaagggcttattgaaaatcaaatttaagagcttatttgacattttccctaaaaaattaatggtgGACGGATAAAAATTGGGACAAGTGGACAAGTACTGTCTGCTCACTCCATTATAGCTCTCAGATTGGAGCTTGCTGAGAGAGAAGTAGCCGGAATGGGAATTTACTTTCCGATCCTTCTCCTCATCTCTGGTTTTCTGACTTCAGCAAATCGTAATCCCACGGCTCTCTTACCTTCTGAACCCCAACTGAAGCTGTCGGCCAACTGCCCCGCGCCCGACGGCAATCTGAATTACCGGCCGGTCATCGGGATTGTCAGCCATCCCGGCGACGGAGCCAAAAGCCGCCTCAGCAATGCTTCCGATGTTTCCTACATCGCTGCTTCCTACGTCAAATTCGTCGAGTCTGCTGGTGCTAGGGTTATTCCTCTCATTTATAACGAGCCTCCTGAGATTCTCATCGAAGTAAATTTTCTTTATGATAATTAATGCTTGCTTGTGCTGTCTtcaatctccataaagtttgcgGCTGTGCTAAAACGCATCGTTTTACAGAAACTCAATCTAGTTAATGGTGTGTTGTTCACTGGGGGATCCTCCAAGACGGGTCTGTACTTTGAGGTTGTCAAGGTAATTTTCCAGGTAATTGATCCTTAAAAATTGGAATAGTGCTCAAGTTGTATGTATTTTACTCATAAGATTATGCAGCTATGGTGACATCCAACCTCCATATGTTTCATGATTGAAGGTTATATATGTACTTTCCCTTTTGTTACTCCCTGTACGgaataatattttgtaacataATATAGGTTGTCTTAGAGGATAGTATTGTGTTATTTGCAAATCTGTTATCCATCATCTGAAAGTTTGgtttctaaaaatatattctgctattttatattttttgaacatTGCAGTCTGCTGAATGTGAAGCTCATTCCTGTTTTCTTGCAGAAAGTTTTGGAGAAGAATGATGCAGGAGATCATTTCCCTCTCCTTGCCATATGCTTAGGTTTTGAACTTTTAACAATGATCATCACAAAGGTAAATTTATAAGGATGTGTAGATGTGTAATGTGTTTCCTCCGAATTTCCTAGAAGATGGTTCGTTAGTTCTCTATAAG
It includes:
- the LOC116004182 gene encoding NAC domain-containing protein 2-like, with the protein product MERQEHIPDGYIFRPTDAELLSYLALYVTGKPVLSTVPITEIDLYNGEEPSEIFKRSREKVMYIFTTLIRRSSSDSRYIRTIRDGKGTWKAQDRGKPIYRRYGNDDDDNQHLRQLIGYKRSLRYEKSGSKYDGRFLMKEYYFPSHIRATLERPLNDTVLCRIKRKQNNRDIMGFESGSIEEARNIGDIIGKLTKSNSSSEVNSLLETSH